Proteins from a single region of Eremothecium gossypii ATCC 10895 chromosome VI, complete sequence:
- a CDS encoding AFR069Cp (Syntenic homolog of Saccharomyces cerevisiae YKR034W (DAL80) and YJL110C (GZF3)) yields the protein MLSTSASGGAGGEVITGGAEVRDGDAESRGDGRGAGAGCPVCQNCHTSTTPLWRRDEHGAVLCNACGLFLKLHGRPRPISLKTDVIKSRNRKAGHEEKRRREGGEGSGPAERKRGRAEPGALPQLAQLLNGVPEAEPPTDARPGSALHGPGPARGPAYKSPINMLLNDKPQDAGFQPAASPAASVLRAPSLTPVPAAPAYHAFSPRSQPPSQDHTAYLHAGLLHPQGLRDGAPFAPADIASYSSSAQIIKPAPDTATPLSQVLHSQEEVIRLKTRINELELINDLYKRHIFELNDRCKMLEMKHQLQK from the coding sequence ATGCTCTCAACCAGCGCGTCGGGGGGGGCCGGGGGGGAGGTCATCACGGGCGGGGCAGAGGTGCGGGACGGGGACGCGGAGAGCCGGGGCGATGGGCGGGGCGCGGGGGCGGGGTGCCCGGTGTGCCAGAACTGCCACACGTCGACGACGCCGCTGTGGCGGCGGGACGAGCACGGGGCGGTGCTGTGCAACGCGTGCGGGCTGTTTCTGAAGCTGCAcgggcggccgcggccgaTCAGCCTGAAGACGGACGTCATCAAGTCGCGCAACCGCAAGGCGGGGCACGAGGAgaagcggcggcgcgaGGGCGGGGAGGGCAGCGGGCCTGCCGAGCGCaagcgcgggcgggcggAGCCGGGGGCACtgccgcagctggcgcagctgctgaacGGCGTGCCGGAAGCAGAGCCGCCGACAGACGCGCGGCCGGGGTCTGCGCTGCACGGGCCAGggccggcgcgcgggccGGCGTACAAGTCGCCGATCAACATGCTGCTGAACGACAAGCCGCAGGACGCGGGCTTCCAGCCCGCGGCGTCGCCGGCGGCGTCggtgctgcgcgcgccgtcgctgacgccggtgcccgcggcgccggcgtACCACGCCTTCTCGCCGCGCTCGCAGCCGCCGTCGCAGGACCACACGGCCTATCTGCACGCGGGCCTGCTGCACCCGCAGGGCCTGCGCGACGGCGCGCCGTTCGCGCCCGCGGACATCGCGAGCTACTCGTCGTCGGCGCAGATCATAAAGCCGGCGCCGGACACCGCGACCCCGCTGTCGCAGGTGCTGCACTCCCAGGAAGAAGTCATCCGTCTGAAGACGCGCATCAACGAGCTCGAACTGATAAATGACCTGTACAAGAGACACATTTTCGAGCTCAACGACCGGTGCAAGATGCTGGAGATGAagcaccagctgcagaagtAG
- the FPR1 gene encoding peptidylprolyl isomerase FPR1 (Syntenic homolog of Saccharomyces cerevisiae YNL135C (FPR1)), protein MSEVIEGNVKIDRLSPGDGKTFPKTGDLVTIHYTGTLENEQKFDSSVDRGSPFQCNIGVGQVIKGWDVAIPKLSVGEKARLTIPGAYAYGPRGFPGLIPPNATLIFEVELLKVN, encoded by the coding sequence ATGTCGGAGGTAATCGAAGGTAACGTGAAGATCGACAGACTGTCGCCAGGCGATGGCAAGACGTTCCCGAAGACCGGGGACCTGGTGACGATCCACTACACCGGGACGCTGGAGAACGAGCAGAAGTTCGACTCGTCGGTGGACCGGGGCTCGCCGTTCCAGTGCAACATCGGCGTGGGGCAGGTGATCAAGGGCTGGGACGTGGCGATCCCGAAGCTGTCGGTGGGCGAGAAGGCGCGGCTGACGATCCCGGGCGCGTACGCGTACGGGCCGCGGGGCTTCCCGGGGCTGATCCCGCCCAACGCGACGCTGATCTTCGAGGTGGAGCTGCTAAAGGTGAACTGA
- a CDS encoding uncharacterized protein (Syntenic homolog of Saccharomyces cerevisiae YNL134C and Non-syntenic homolog of Saccharomyces cerevisiae YCR102C), whose translation MSIPATMKAVVIHSDQCIVKDDLPVPKLGMNMALIKTKAVAGNPTDWKHIEFKLGPQGSVLGCDVAGEIVQLGPNSDSKWAVGDTLFTVVHGASVRNPENGAFAEYVRVDLPVCIKLPLGPADKEVLQEGRVETFEGAATMPVTLLTAAQVLCLNFGNKLDWEPAHVQHDHPILIWGGATGCGQYLIQLCRKLNAYSRVIVVASKKHEARLRKFGADEIYDYHDEDVVAQIARDHPNLYHLVDAVSVPETLRLVYKLAPTSAPVKLVQLTHMSAKGTIPEDELKSNVEVGNTMLYQISGEDATIGKITHPASPAYRKQAISFVDFITPKIADGSILHIPVKVSQGLESVPSIIRDIKQGKTDGHKLVAKL comes from the coding sequence ATGTCTATCCCAGCTACCATGAAAGCCGTTGTCATCCACAGCGACCAGTGCATCGTCAAGGACGACCTCCCGGTCCCAAAACTCGGAATGAACATGGCATTGATCAAGACGAAGGCAGTGGCCGGTAACCCGACCGACTGGAAACATATCGAATTCAAGTTGGGGCCGCAGGGCTCGGTCCTTGGCTGCGACGTTGCGGGCGAAATCGTGCAGCTCGGCCCCAACAGCGACAGCAAGTGGGCTGTGGGCGACACCTTGTTCACAGTGGTACACGGGGCCTCCGTCCGGAACCCCGAAAATGGGGCGTTTGCCGAATACGTCAGAGTGGATCTTCCTGTCTGCATCAAGCTCCCGCTAGGGCCAGCCGACAAGGAGGTGCTCCAGGAGGGCCGTGTGGAGACGTTCGAAGGGGCAGCGACGATGCCTGTGACCTTGTTGACCGCCGCCCAGGTATTGTGCTTGAATTTCGGCAACAAGCTCGATTGGGAGCCGGCGCACGTTCAGCACGATCACCCCATCCTCATCTGGGGTGGTGCCACCGGCTGCGGGCAATACCTCATCCAGTTGTGCCGCAAGTTGAACGCCTACAGCCGCGTGATCGTGGTCGCCTCCAAAAAGCACGAGGCCCGGCTCAGGAAGTTCGGCGCGGACGAGATCTACGACTACCACGACGAAGACGTGGTCGCGCAGATCGCCCGCGACCACCCCAACCTCTACCATCTTGTCGACGCCGTCTCCGTCCCGGAGACGCTGCGCCTGGTCTACAAGCTCGCGCCCACCTCGGCCCCTGTCAAGCTCGTGCAGTTGACGCACATGTCTGCCAAGGGCACCATTCCCGAGGATGAGCTAAAGTCCAACGTCGAGGTCGGCAACACGATGTTGTACCAGATCAGCGGCGAAGACGCGACCATAGGCAAGATCACCCACCCGGCCAGTCCTGCCTACCGCAAGCAGGCCATCTCCTTTGTGGACTTCATCACGCCGAAGATTGCCGACGGCTCTATCCTCCACATTCCCGTTAAGGTGTCCCAGGGCCTAGAGTCGGTCCCTTCCATCATCCGCGACATCAAACAGGGCAAGACCGACGGACACAAATTGGTTGCGAAGTTGTAA
- the CCT7 gene encoding chaperonin-containing T-complex subunit CCT7 (Syntenic homolog of Saccharomyces cerevisiae YJL111W (CCT7)) encodes MNFGNQAPTIVVLKEGTDASQGRGQIISNINACLAIQDTLKPTLGPLGSDILIVSSDGRTTISNDGATILKLLDVVHPAAKTLVDISRAQDAEVGDGTTSVTIIAGELMKEAKPFLEEGISSHTIMKGYRKAVQLAVKRIKELAVDISGDKVSRDLLERCARTAMSSKLIHQNADFFVKMCVDAVLSLDQEDLDEKLIGIKKIPGGAMDDSVFVNGVAFQKTFSYAGFEQQPKRFQDPKILCLNIELELKAEKDNAEVRVEHVDDYQSVVDAEWQIILDKLKQIEDTGANIVLSRLPIGDLATQYFADRDIFCAGRVSTEDLNRVIQATGGAIQSTTSDIRVEHLGTCATFEEMQIGSERYNLFQGCPEAKTCTLLLRGGAEQVIAEVERSLHDAIMIVKRALQNKLVVAGGGAIEMEISKYLRDYSKTIAGKQQLIINAFAKALEVIPRQLCENAGFDAIEILNRLRLAHSKDEKWYGVDFETENIGDNFAKFVWEPALVKINALSSAAEAANLILSVDETIKNKESEGANAGMTGPGARGRGIPMH; translated from the coding sequence ATGAACTTTGGAAACCAAGCTCCCACAATAGTTGTGCTGAAAGAAGGTACAGACGCCTCTCAAGGTCGCGGCCAGATCATATCGAATATCAATGCGTGTTTGGCGATCCAAGATACCCTCAAGCCCACCTTGGGCCCACTTGGATCTGACATCCTGATTGTGTCGAGCGATGGCAGGACGACCATCTCGAACGATGGTGCCACCATCCTGAAGTTGCTGGACGTTGTGCACCCCGCTGCGAAGACACTGGTTGACATTTCCAGAGCGCAGGATGCGGAAGTCGGGGACGGGACCACGAGTGTGACGATCATTGCCGGTGAGTTGATGAAGGAGGCGAAGCCGTTCCTGGAGGAGGGCATTTCCTCGCACACGATCATGAAGGGTTACCGGAAGGCAGTGCAGCTTGCGGTGAAGCGGATCAAGGAGCTAGCCGTCGACATAAGTGGGGACAAGGTGAGCAGAGATTTGCTAGAGCGCTGCGCCAGGACGGCTATGTCATCGAAATTGATTCACCAGAACGCCGACTTTTTTGTAAAGATGTGTGTGGATGCCGTTCTCTCGCTGGACCAGGAAGATCTGGACGAAAAGCTGATCGGCATCAAGAAGATCCCTGGCGGTGCAATGGACGACTCCGTGTTCGTGAACGGTGTGGCCTTCCAGAAGACATTCTCTTACGCTGGGTTTGAACAGCAGCCCAAGCGGTTTCAGGACCCCAAAATCCTGTGCTTAAACATCGAGCTGGAATTGAAGGCCGAAAAGGACAATGCTGAAGTGAGAGTGGAGCACGTAGACGACTACCAATCTGTTGTGGACGCAGAATGGCAGATTATATTAGACAAGCTGAAGCAAATTGAGGACACAGGTGCGAATATCGTCCTGTCCAGATTGCCAATTGGCGACTTGGCTACACAATACTTTGCGGACAGGGATATCTTCTGTGCGGGTAGAGTTTCCACGGAGGATCTAAACCGTGTGATTCAGGCCACTGGCGGCGCCATTCAGTCCACGACCAGCGACATACGGGTTGAGCACTTGGGCACTTGCGCTACGTTTGAAGAGATGCAGATCGGCTCTGAGCGGTACAACTTGTTCCAGGGCTGCCCAGAGGCGAAGACCTGCACGTTGTTGTTGAGAGGTGGTGCCGAACAAGTGATCGCCGAGGTTGAAAGATCCCTTCATGATGCCATAATGATCGTCAAGAGGGCGCTACAAAATAAGCTCGTCGTGGCCGGCGGTGGCGCCATAGAGATGGAAATATCCAAATATTTGCGGGACTACTCCAAGACTATCGCTGGCAAGCAGCAGCTAATCATTAATGCATTTGCAAAGGCCTTGGAAGTCATTCCAAGACAGCTTTGCGAAAACGCGGGGTTTGACGCCATAGAGATACTGAACCGTCTCAGACTTGCGCACAGCAAGGACGAAAAATGGTACGGCGTCGACTTTGAAACCGAGAACATCGGGGACAACTTCGCCAAATTTGTGTGGGAGCCAGCTCTAGTCAAGATCAACGCGCTAAGCAGTGCGGCAGAGGCCGCCAACCTCATCCTCTCGGTCGACGAGACCATCAAGAACAAAGAAAGCGAGGGCGCGAACGCCGGGATGACCGGCCCGGGCGCTAGAGGCAGAGGCATCCCAATGCATTGA
- a CDS encoding DOPA 4,5-dioxygenase family protein (NOHBY622; No homolog in Saccharomyces cerevisiae; Syntenic homolog of Saccharomyces kluyveri SAKL0D04950g), with amino-acid sequence MTDTRDRAPFPYGIKSFDFHTYIPLADPAPALRFRDAVCSEFQDALRSGAANAYEPHMGSIGPHVEAGLGMFEFDVCDADVFTRMLHFFQLNHGPLSVLIHPRTERGELWDHTEGALWLGAQVALDLGALADEAHL; translated from the coding sequence ATGACAGACACACGTGACCGTGCGCCGTTCCCGTACGGCATCAAGTCGTTCGACTTCCATACCTACATCCCGCTGGCGGACCCCGCGCCGGCGCTCCGCTTCCGCGACGCCGTGTGCTCGGAGTTCCAggacgcgctgcgcagcggcgcggcgAACGCGTACGAGCCGCACATGGGCAGCATCGGGCCACATGTCGAGGCGGGCCTCGGCATGTTCGAGTTTGACGTGTGCGACGCAGACGTGTTCACGCGCATGCTGCATTTTTTCCAGCTCAACCACGGGCCGCTGAGTGTGCTGATCCACCCGCGCACGGAGCGCGGGGAGCTGTGGGACCACACGGAGGGTGCGTTGTGGCTGGGGGCGCAGGTGGCGCTCGACCTCGGTGCGCTGGCAGATGAAGCTCATTTGTAA
- the DID2 gene encoding Did2p (Syntenic homolog of Saccharomyces cerevisiae YKR035W-A (DID2)) has translation MARNPAAGLENTLFQLKFTAKQLTRQAAKAAKEEKQETNKLKKIIGESEEIARLYASNAIRKRNERVQLLKLASRVDAVVSKVQTAVTMRQVSGSMAQVCKGMDRALQSMNLQQITMIMDKFEQQFEDLDTSVNVYEEMGQNVDAVVVDNDKVDELISQAADEKGLELKQSAQLGELPRVQNAPAEVTEDKEDKLAQRLRMLRG, from the coding sequence ATGGCACGTAatccagcagcaggccTAGAAAACACCCTCTTCCAACTGAAGTTCACTGCCAAGCAGCTCACCCGGCAGGCGGCGAAGGCGGCGAAGGAGGAAAAGCAGGAGACCAACAAGCTCAAGAAGATAATTGGCGAGAGCGAGGAGATCGCGCGGCTGTACGCTTCGAATGCCATCCGCAAGCGCAACGAgcgcgtgcagctgctgaagctgGCGTCGCGCGTCGACGCCGTGGTGTCGAAGGTCCAGACCGCGGTGACTATGAGGCAGGTCAGCGGGTCGATGGCGCAGGTGTGCAAGGGCATGGACCGCGCACTGCAGAGCATGAACCTGCAGCAGATCACGATGATCATGGACAAGTTCGAGCAGCAGTTTGAGGACCTGGACACGAGCGTGAACGTGTACGAGGAGATGGGGCAGAACGTGGACGCCGTGGTGGTGGACAACGACAAGGTCGATGAGCTGATCAGCCAGGCCGCAGATGAGAAGGGGCTGGAGCTGAAGCAGAGCGCGCAGCTGGGCGAGCTACCGCGCGTGCAGAACGCGCCTGCGGAGGTCACGGAGGACAAGGAGGACAagctcgcgcagcggctgcggatGCTGCGGGGCTGA
- a CDS encoding AFR065Wp (Syntenic homolog of Saccharomyces cerevisiae YHR126C (ANS1)), with protein sequence MKFASTVAVFAAASVVYAQHPISQIGDGQIQANTDTAPPTKVPPTTAAPPPASSAPPAAPPAAPPAAPPAPPAQPPKQEPPKSEPPKASSSAPPASSSAPPKPSSSAPPKASSSAPPKVTSAPPAPTTSAPPAIETQSTNAAGNLAASGFFAAGVMAAGALLI encoded by the coding sequence ATGAAGTTCGCCTCTACCGTCGCTGTTTttgccgccgcctccgTTGTCTACGCGCAGCACCCAATCTCGCAGATTGGCGATGGCCAAATCCAGGCCAACACGGACACCGCTCCACCAACCAAGGTCCCACCAACGACCGCGgcgcctcctccagcgTCGTCCGCTCCCCCAGCggctccaccagctgccCCACCAGCGGCGCCACCAGCGCCCCCAGCGCAGCCACCAAAGCAGGAGCCACCTAAGTCGGAGCCACCTAAGGCCTCGTCCTCTGCGCCACCGGCCTCGTCCTCTGCGCCACCTAAGCCTTCGTCCTCTGCGCCACCAAAGGCCTCGTCCTCTGCGCCACCAAAGGTGACCTCTgcgcctccagcgcctACCACCTCTGCTCCTCCAGCGATCGAGACCCAGTCCACCAACGCCGCCGGCAACCTAGCTGCCTCCGGCTTCTTCGCTGCGGGTGTGATGGCCGCCGGCGCTTTGTTGATCTGA